The genomic interval CACGTCGCCGTGGAACAGCTTCCGCCACATCACACTGCCGATGCTCTCCCCCGCGCTGTTCTTCGTGATCGTCACCTCGGTGATCGGATCGTTCCAGGTCTTCGACCAGGCCCTGATCATGACGAACGGCGGTCCGGGCACCCGCACCACCACGCTGGTCATGTACATCTACCGGACCGGCTTCGAGAACTACGACCAGGGGTACGCCGCGGCGCAGTCGCTCGTCCTGTTCGCGTTCATCGTGGTGATCACCGCCGGTCAGTTCCTCTTCCAGCGGAGGCTGGTGCACTATGACAACTGAAGCCATGCCCTTGGCCTCGAACAAGGCCCTGCAGCGGAAGCTGATCGTCTTCGCGTGCTTCCTGGTCACCGCGCTGACGCTGATCCCGGTCGTGATGATGATCCTGGTCGCATTCCAGTCCGACGCCGAGTCGATGGCGGCCAAGCCGTCCTTCTGGCCGAGCAGCTGGCATCCGGAGAACCTGACCCGCGCCTTCGACCTGGTCCCGCTCGGCAAGTACCTGCTGAACACCGTCTACTTCGCCGCCGGTACGACGATCCTCGAGACGGTCACCGCCGCGCTCGCGGCGTACGCGTTCGCCCGGCTGAACTTCCCCGGCCGGAGCTGGCTGTTCGGGATCTACCTCGCCACGCTGATGATCCCGTCGCAGGTGACGCTGATCCCGCAGTTCGTACTGGTCGCCAAGCTGCACGGCATCGACACCTGGCCCGGTATGATCCTGCCGCACGCGTTCACAGCGATCGGGGTGTTCCTGCTGCGGCAGTTCTTCCTCGGCATCCCACGCGACTACGAGGAGGCCGCCCGGCTGGACGGCGCGAACCGCTGGCAGGCCTTCGTCCGGGTGATCGTGCCGCTCGCGGTCCCGGCGATCGCGACGCTGGCCGTGTTCAAGTTCATCGGCCAGTGGAACAACCTGCTCTGGCCGCTGGTGATCTCCAACAGCGACGCCACCCGGACGGCGTCGGTCGGCCTGCAGGTGTTCCAGGACACCAACGGCACCCAGTGGAACCTGTTGCTGATGGCAGCGACCGTCACCACGATCCCGCTGATCGTCCTGTTCTTCCTGACACAACGCTGGTTCGTCCGAGGTATCACCATGAGTGGGCTGGGAGGCCGCTGAACAATGACCTATCTGTGGTCCGTCTTCACCAAACCGTGGGCCGGGCTTCCCGGCGACGAACTCGGGCGGCTGGTCGCCGGGATCGGGTTCGGCGGCGCCGAGATCCCGGTCCGCGACACGGCGTACCTGACGCCGGCGAACGCCGTAGCCGAGCTACCGAAGTTCACCGCGCAGTTACGGGCCGAGGGCATCGAACCGATCAGCGTCGCCAGCGAACTGTCCGAGCAGGTGTTCGCCGCCTGCGCGGAGGCCGGTGTGCCGATCA from Kribbella sp. NBC_00709 carries:
- a CDS encoding carbohydrate ABC transporter permease, which encodes MTTEAMPLASNKALQRKLIVFACFLVTALTLIPVVMMILVAFQSDAESMAAKPSFWPSSWHPENLTRAFDLVPLGKYLLNTVYFAAGTTILETVTAALAAYAFARLNFPGRSWLFGIYLATLMIPSQVTLIPQFVLVAKLHGIDTWPGMILPHAFTAIGVFLLRQFFLGIPRDYEEAARLDGANRWQAFVRVIVPLAVPAIATLAVFKFIGQWNNLLWPLVISNSDATRTASVGLQVFQDTNGTQWNLLLMAATVTTIPLIVLFFLTQRWFVRGITMSGLGGR